In one Ictalurus punctatus breed USDA103 chromosome 19, Coco_2.0, whole genome shotgun sequence genomic region, the following are encoded:
- the znf800b gene encoding zinc finger protein 800b isoform X1, producing MEDLTAEIPSNEKSCQTDDLEEKSTVLRPEHLNLMPAYSIEPGDPPLLQRQLQTSRSGIQQIIECFRTGTTQLKHILLKEVDTIFECKLCRSLFRGLPNLITHKKFYCFPRKPESEAHSGNCRQSIGIKELLEVTYPRPKQAEHVVRLEPIPGNQNAVFQHLTTQSKADIHSLSQSSNHSLGDWKHSQPEGQGEDLGEHNTGEESENEDANEGDGEAHTDKDAQGDEDEEVPEDAGEEEEEVIDGGMDDVNITCCLCSKNFSSWRSVRRHCREVHKQRLEELHNSTETHTVPTGLLSVVKERQEHSSGPSGKCCPVCFKTFATKANVRRHFDEVHRGLRRDLITLDITTKSSDLEVVPAGPCGPCTPNPTIVSPLPQYNLATGKCLLCKRSYSTQARLKRHMRFVHKILTGKSAVSSSSTGKKNQSEEGTDTTHALKRPREEDKGEKSPVTRKPKLAVGFDFKQLFCKLCKRQFSSRQNLSKHIELHTDNGGDIFIKFYRCPLCRYESRRKRDVLRHVAVVHKKNSAYLAKILPGLESRAIRKPAETVLGTSVKRGHPKIPDGHHKGDTTSSHSLQKVSPPSSVPPVIRKQDVPPPSPPVTRRQSLSLHTSSVTCNQTSNGMSNGEEAQDGTEVRVAKNVSLHTCDVCGHAFNKKVYLESHKRSHHNAAKTDGRTVGMSTRSKSLLW from the exons CATACTCTATAGAGCCAGGAGACCCTCCATTGTTGCAGAGACAGCTGCAGACATCCAGGTCTGGCATTCAGCAGATCATTGAATGTTTTCGCACAG GTACTACACAATTGAAACACATATTACTCAAAGAGGTGGACACAATATTTGAGTGCAAGCTCTGTCGGAGCCTTTTCCGTGGACTTCCTAACCTAATCACACACAAGAAGTTCTACTGCTTTCCGAGGAAGCCAGAATCAGAAG CGCACTCAGGAAACTGCAGGCAGAGTATAGGCATAAAAGAGCTCCTGGAGGTTACTTATCCCCGGCCCAAACAGGCGGAGCATGTGGTGCGACTGGAGCCCATACCAGGCAACCAGAACGCTGTGTTTCAACATCTGACTACACAGAGTAAAGCAgacattcactctctctcccaaAGCTCCAACCACAGTCTGGGAGACTGGAAACACAGCCAACCAGAGGGCCAAGGGGAAGACCTGGGGGAACATAATACAGGTGAAGAAAGCGAGAACGAGGACGCGAATGAAGGAGATGGTGaagcacacacagacaaagaTGCTCAAGgagatgaagatgaggaggTACCAGAGGATGcaggtgaggaggaggaggaggtgattGATGGTGGCATGGATGATGTGAATATCACATGCTGCCTGTGCAGCAAAAACTTCAGTTCATGGCGCAGCGTACGCCGCCACTGCCGTGAAGTGCACAAGCAAAGACTAGAGGAGCTGCACAACTCTACGGAGACTCACACAGTGCCCACCGGCCTGCTGTCTGTGGTGAAGGAGCGCCAAGAACACTCATCAGGGCCCAGTGGAAAATGCTGCCCAGTCTGTTTCAAAACCTTTGCCACCAAAGCGAACGTCCGGCGCCACTTTGACGAGGTGCACCGTGGCCTCCGGCGTGACCTGATTACACTTGATATCACCACGAAGTCAAGTGATCTGGAAGTCGTGCCTGCTGGGCCCTGTGGCCCTTGCACTCCTAACCCTACGATAGTTTCTCCCCTACCCCAGTACAACCTGGCCACCGGCAAGTGCCTCCTGTGCAAGAGGAGCTACAGCACACAGGCACGGCTCAAGAGGCACATGCGTTTTGTTCACAAGATCCTCACTGGCAAAAGTGCTGTGTCCAGCTCTTCAACtggcaaaaaaaatcaatctgaGGAGGGCACTGACACCACGCACGCCCTCAAGAGGCCCCGGGAGGAGGACAAAGGTGAGAAATCTCCAGTGACGCGTAAGCCCAAGCTCGCTGTGGGCTTTGACTTTAAACAACTCTTCTGCAAGCTGTGTAAGCGGCAGTTCAGCTCACGCCAGAATCTTTCCAAACACATCGAGCTGCACACAGATAACGGCGGTGACATTTTTATTAAGTTCTACCGCTGCCCCCTGTGCCGCTATGAGTCCCGCCGCAAGCGTGATGTGCTGCGTCATGTTGCTGTCGTGCACAAGAAAAACTCTGCCTACCTGGCCAAGATCCTGCCGGGCCTGGAGAGTCGCGCTATAAGGAAGCCTGCTGAAACCGTGCTTGGCACTTCAGTAAAACGTGGACATCCGAAAATCCCAGATGGCCATCACAAAGGAGACACCACATCATCACACAGCCTGCAGAAGGTCAGCCCTCCGTCTTCCGTGCCCCCTGTAATCCGAAAACAGGATGTTCCACCCCCATCACCACCAGTCACACGCAGGCAAAGTCTTTCTCTTCACACTTCGTCTGTCACGTGCAACCAGACCTCAAACGGAATGTCCAATGGTGAAGAGGCACAGGACGGCACAGAAGTGCGTGTCGCCAAAAACGTCTCGCTACACACATGCGACGTGTGTGGCCATGCCTTTAACAAGAAGGTCTACCTGGAGTCGCATAAGAGGAGCCACCACAACGCAGCCAAGACTGATGGCAGAACAGTGGGCATGAGCACACGCTCAAAGTCCCTTCTTTGGTGA
- the znf800b gene encoding zinc finger protein 800b isoform X2: MEDLTAEIPSNEKSCQTDDLEEKSTVLRPEHLNLMPAYSIEPGDPPLLQRQLQTSRSGIQQIIECFRTGTTQLKHILLKEVDTIFECKLCRSLFRGLPNLITHKKFYCFPRKPESEAHSGNCRQSIGIKELLEVTYPRPKQAEHVVRLEPIPGNQNAVFQHLTTQSKADIHSLSQSSNHSLGDWKHSQPEGQGEDLGEHNTGEESENEDANEGDGEAHTDKDAQGDEDEEVPEDAGEEEEEVIDGGMDDVNITCCLCSKNFSSWRSVRRHCREVHKQRLEELHNSTETHTVPTGLLSVVKERQEHSSGPSGKCCPVCFKTFATKANVRRHFDEVHRGLRRDLITLDITTKSSDLEVVPAGPCGPCTPNPTIVSPLPQYNLATGKCLLCKRSYSTQARLKRHMRFVHKILTGKSAVSSSSTGKKNQSEEGTDTTHALKRPREEDKGEKSPVTRKPKLAVGFDFKQLFCKLCKRQFSSRQNLSKHIELHTDNGGDIFIKFYRCPLCRYESRRKRDVLRHVAVVHKKNSAYLAKILPGLESRAIRKPAETVLGTSVKRGHPKIPDGHHKGDTTSSHSLQKVSPPSSVPPVIRKQDVPPPSPPVTRRQSLSLHTSSVTCNQTSNGMSNGEEAQDGTEVRVAKNVSLHTCDVCGHAFNKKVYLESHKRSHHNAAKTDGRTVGMSTRSKSLL, encoded by the exons CATACTCTATAGAGCCAGGAGACCCTCCATTGTTGCAGAGACAGCTGCAGACATCCAGGTCTGGCATTCAGCAGATCATTGAATGTTTTCGCACAG GTACTACACAATTGAAACACATATTACTCAAAGAGGTGGACACAATATTTGAGTGCAAGCTCTGTCGGAGCCTTTTCCGTGGACTTCCTAACCTAATCACACACAAGAAGTTCTACTGCTTTCCGAGGAAGCCAGAATCAGAAG CGCACTCAGGAAACTGCAGGCAGAGTATAGGCATAAAAGAGCTCCTGGAGGTTACTTATCCCCGGCCCAAACAGGCGGAGCATGTGGTGCGACTGGAGCCCATACCAGGCAACCAGAACGCTGTGTTTCAACATCTGACTACACAGAGTAAAGCAgacattcactctctctcccaaAGCTCCAACCACAGTCTGGGAGACTGGAAACACAGCCAACCAGAGGGCCAAGGGGAAGACCTGGGGGAACATAATACAGGTGAAGAAAGCGAGAACGAGGACGCGAATGAAGGAGATGGTGaagcacacacagacaaagaTGCTCAAGgagatgaagatgaggaggTACCAGAGGATGcaggtgaggaggaggaggaggtgattGATGGTGGCATGGATGATGTGAATATCACATGCTGCCTGTGCAGCAAAAACTTCAGTTCATGGCGCAGCGTACGCCGCCACTGCCGTGAAGTGCACAAGCAAAGACTAGAGGAGCTGCACAACTCTACGGAGACTCACACAGTGCCCACCGGCCTGCTGTCTGTGGTGAAGGAGCGCCAAGAACACTCATCAGGGCCCAGTGGAAAATGCTGCCCAGTCTGTTTCAAAACCTTTGCCACCAAAGCGAACGTCCGGCGCCACTTTGACGAGGTGCACCGTGGCCTCCGGCGTGACCTGATTACACTTGATATCACCACGAAGTCAAGTGATCTGGAAGTCGTGCCTGCTGGGCCCTGTGGCCCTTGCACTCCTAACCCTACGATAGTTTCTCCCCTACCCCAGTACAACCTGGCCACCGGCAAGTGCCTCCTGTGCAAGAGGAGCTACAGCACACAGGCACGGCTCAAGAGGCACATGCGTTTTGTTCACAAGATCCTCACTGGCAAAAGTGCTGTGTCCAGCTCTTCAACtggcaaaaaaaatcaatctgaGGAGGGCACTGACACCACGCACGCCCTCAAGAGGCCCCGGGAGGAGGACAAAGGTGAGAAATCTCCAGTGACGCGTAAGCCCAAGCTCGCTGTGGGCTTTGACTTTAAACAACTCTTCTGCAAGCTGTGTAAGCGGCAGTTCAGCTCACGCCAGAATCTTTCCAAACACATCGAGCTGCACACAGATAACGGCGGTGACATTTTTATTAAGTTCTACCGCTGCCCCCTGTGCCGCTATGAGTCCCGCCGCAAGCGTGATGTGCTGCGTCATGTTGCTGTCGTGCACAAGAAAAACTCTGCCTACCTGGCCAAGATCCTGCCGGGCCTGGAGAGTCGCGCTATAAGGAAGCCTGCTGAAACCGTGCTTGGCACTTCAGTAAAACGTGGACATCCGAAAATCCCAGATGGCCATCACAAAGGAGACACCACATCATCACACAGCCTGCAGAAGGTCAGCCCTCCGTCTTCCGTGCCCCCTGTAATCCGAAAACAGGATGTTCCACCCCCATCACCACCAGTCACACGCAGGCAAAGTCTTTCTCTTCACACTTCGTCTGTCACGTGCAACCAGACCTCAAACGGAATGTCCAATGGTGAAGAGGCACAGGACGGCACAGAAGTGCGTGTCGCCAAAAACGTCTCGCTACACACATGCGACGTGTGTGGCCATGCCTTTAACAAGAAGGTCTACCTGGAGTCGCATAAGAGGAGCCACCACAACGCAGCCAAGACTGATGGCAGAACAGTGGGCATGAGCACACGCTCAAAGTCCCTTCTTTG a